A single window of Plutella xylostella chromosome 25, ilPluXylo3.1, whole genome shotgun sequence DNA harbors:
- the LOC105397895 gene encoding uncharacterized protein LOC105397895, with product MKKPPQERSNRMRLDGGLCFEVPPWQHQPVDLDLHLTRLRERWGVHRSGRTMTRSSDENYPQILDNGEVSRTMDSLLAPFLDTYLQNMQTSYQQLTNKILGKAREEIKMAAQKRQQIATELGRLADELKVPELCNMERRESKTLASKHLAHIYDCTEAARLSITEMGKYTEEMVKITKDHMQSTLDKALRREEADKSAKSKDYGKVNVTILRDLARVAVTLGYELDLSLTNARRHNEQSCEKMVKCNNRVKKETEDDVANMKELLYQCVYA from the exons TGGCAGCACCAGCCAGTGGATCTGGACCTGCACTTGACCAGGCTCCGGGAGCGATGGGGGGTCCACCGCTCTGGTCGGACGATGACGAGATCTTCTGATGAAAATTATCCACAGATCTTGGATAATGG TGAAGTGTCTCGCACAATGGACTCACTCCTCGCTCCGTTTCTGGACACGTACCTGCAGAACATGCAGACCTCGTACCAGCAGCTGACGAACAAGATCCTCGGCAAGGCCAGGGAAGAAATCAAAATGGCCGCCCAGAAGAGACAGCAGATTGCCACCGAACTCGGCCGGCTAGCCGACGAGTTGAAAGTGCCAG AACTATGCAACATGGAACGCCGAGAGTCAAAAACATTGGCTAGCAAGCACCTAGCTCATATCTACGACTGCACGGAGGCTGCTCGGTTGTCCATCACTGAGATGGGGAAGTACACGGAAGAAATGGTCAAGATTACCAAAGACCACATGCAATCCACGCTGGATAAAGCTTTGAGGAGGGAAGAAGCTGATAAGAGCGCGAAGAGCAAAGATTATGGGAA AGTGAACGTGACCATCCTCCGCGACTTGGCTCGAGTTGCCGTGACTCTTGGCTACGAACTCGACCTCAGTCTGACGAACGCTCGTCGCCACAACGAACAGTCCTGCGAAAAAATGGTCAAGTGCAACAACCGAGTGAAGAAAGAGACAGAAGATGATGTTGCCAATATGAAAGAGTTGTTGTACCAGTGTGTTTATGCTTGA